From Medicago truncatula cultivar Jemalong A17 chromosome 7, MtrunA17r5.0-ANR, whole genome shotgun sequence, a single genomic window includes:
- the LOC11436987 gene encoding UBP1-associated protein 2A produces the protein MVRKRKLVKASQQEEPPLKQHQPEPKPEPVPEPEPEPYIPGEEYEEVEEEVEYEEVEEEVEEEEEEEEEEEEEEQQIQVEEDDEPIQKLLEPFSKEQISSLLCEAASKHRDVADRIRKIADGDASHRKIFVHGLGWDTTSATLINAFSQYGEIEDCKAVTDKVSGKSKGYGFILFKRRSGARNALKEPQKKIGNRMTACQLASIGPVQQTPVVAAAPAPLVVAGSEYTQRKIYISNVGPELDAQKLFGFFSRFGEIEEGPLGLDKVTGKPKGFCLFVYKSAESARRALEEPHKEFEGHILHCQKAIDGPKPTKIQHQPQQQQQHVNSVNHLNQLNPLSQRTQFQRHDNVGFMGGSSVAVSQPGHLMAPAGPVTGYNQAAASASAAQGLNPALTPALGQALTALLASQGATLGLGNLLGSLGVSSAVNPGVPAAGHGVQSGYSAQPTISPTVMGAYGNTVPQAGLQGLYPNQQLGQGGSGRGQYGGAAPYH, from the coding sequence ATGGTGAGAAAGAGAAAACTCGTTAAAGCTTCTCAACAAGAAGAACCACCGCTCAAACAGCATCAACCGGAGCCTAAACCGGAACCGGTACCCGAACCCGAACCTGAACCATACATCCCGGGCGAAGAATACGAAGAGGTTGAAGAAGAAGTTGAATACGAAGAAGTTGAAGAGGAAgtagaggaggaggaagaggaggaagaagaggaagaagaagaggaacaaCAAATTCAAGTAGAAGAAGACGATGAACCGATCCAGAAGCTTCTAGAACCTTTCTCAAAAGAACAGATCTCGAGTCTTCTTTGCGAAGCGGCTTCGAAGCATCGTGACGTTGCGGATCGGATTCGGAAGATTGCTGATGGTGATGCTTCTCATCGGAAAATATTTGTTCATGGTTTGGGATGGGATACTACTTCAGCAACGCTGATTAATGCCTTTTCGCAGTACGGTGAAATTGAGGATTGTAAAGCTGTTACGGATAAGGTTTCAGGGAAATCTAAGGGTTATGgatttattttgttcaagagaagGAGTGGAGCGAGGAATGCGTTGAAGGAGCCGCAGAAGAAGATTGGGAATAGGATGACTGCGTGTCAGCTGGCGTCTATTGGACCGGTGCAGCAAACTCCGGTGGTGGCGGCGGCGCCAGCGCCGTTGGTGGTGGCGGGTTCGGAGTATACGCAGAGGAAGATTTATATAAGTAATGTTGGACCTGAATTGGATGCACAGaagctgtttggttttttttcgaGATTTGGAGAGATTGAGGAAGGACCGTTAGGGCTTGATAAGGTGACGGGGAAGCCGAAAgggttttgtttgtttgtgtataAGAGTGCTGAGAGTGCAAGGAGGGCGTTGGAGGAGCCGCATAAGGAGTTTGAGGGGCATATTTTGCATTGTCAGAAGGCGATTGATGGTCCTAAGCCGACAAAGATACAACATCAGCCACAGCAGCAACAGCAACATGTGAATTCGGTGAATCATTTGAACCAATTGAATCCATTGAGTCAGAGGACGCAGTTTCAGAGACATGATAATGTTGGATTTATGGGTGGAAGTAGTGTTGCAGTTAGCCAACCAGGGCACTTAATGGCACCAGCAGGACCAGTAACCGGGTACAATCAGGCGGCTGCTAGTGCTTCTGCTGCACAGGGGCTGAACCCTGCACTGACTCCTGCGCTTGGACAGGCGTTGACGGCGTTGCTTGCTTCTCAGGGTGCTACTTTGGGGCTGGGTAATTTACTGGGGAGTCTTGGAGTGAGTAGTGCGGTTAATCCCGGTGTTCCTGCTGCTGGTCATGGAGTTCAGAGTGGATACAGTGCTCAGCCTACCATAAGTCCAACAGTGATGGGAGCATATGGGAATACTGTACCACAGGCTGGATTGCAGGGGCTATATCCAAATCAGCAGCTTGGACAGGGTGGTTCTGGAAGAGGGCAATATGGTGGAGCCGCACCTTATCACTAG